Below is a window of Isachenkonia alkalipeptolytica DNA.
GAAAGTACAGAGGAACGCAGCGCTCTCCATGACCATTGCCGGAGCCTTATCGGGAATTGCAGGAGCCATTCTTGTTGTTGGAACCTTTGGCTACGGTAGAGTCCTGGGTCACTTTGAAAATTATGGTTTTGATGGGATTGCTGTGGCCCTTGTAGGTGGAAGTACGGCCTTGGGATCGGTCTTAGCAGGATTGTTGTTTGGTGGTTTGAAAGCCTCGCAAACCATTATGCAGATCAGCCGAATACCAAGAGATATCGCAATTATTATCATTGCCATTATTATCGTTTTCGTTGCGATGAAACATCCTATTAAACAGGGCTTGAAAAAACTTAAGGTAGAGGAGGGGGAAGAATAATGGAGTTAGTATATTCTATGTTAGCACTTACACTGGTTTTCTCCACTCCGATTATCATAACTTCCTTAGGTGGTATGTTTTCTGAAAGATCAGGAATTGTAAATATCGGTTTGGAAGGGTTGATGATGTTCGGCGGATTTACCGCAGCCACAGCACTGGTTTTTTTACAGCCTTATACGGATTTGGCCCCATGGATAGCGATTTTGCTCGGTGCTTTAGTTGGGGGCGTAGTTTCCTTAATTCATGCCTATCTAAGTATCCATGCAAAGGCAGATCAGATTATTTCAGGGGTTGCGATCAACATGTTAGCAACCGGAGTAACGATTTATCTTGCACAAGTTATATTTGAACAACAAAGAACCGCTAGTTTCTCTCAAAGCTTTCAACGGTATACCTTTTATGGTTTGAGTGACATTCCCTTTATTGGTGATGTTTTATTTACCCGGGTATATCTGACGGTGCATTTGGCTATTATTTTAGTGGTGGCAAGCTGGTTCGTATTATACAAAACCCCTTTTGGACTACGACTTAGAGCGGCGGGAGAACATCCCCACGCCTTGGATAGTATGGGGGTAAGCGTGTTTAAAATGCGTTATATAGGTGTTGTAATCTCCGGAGCTCTAGCAGGACTAGGTGGCGGAATTCTGGTGCTGACTCAGGATATTCAATATACAGTTATGAGTATCGGAGGCACTGGATTTATTGCCTTAGCAGCTCTTATATTCGGTCGTTGGAAGCCCGCTGGGGTTCTTGGAGCAGGACTGTTTTTCGGATTCTCGAGAATTTTCGCTTTATACTCCTCGAGATTTGATTTACTAGCTCAACTACCGAATGAAGTCTTCTTTGCCTTGCCCTACGTCCTAACAATTATTGCCTTAGTCGCATTCAGCAGACAATCCGTAGCACCTAAAGCCGTAGGTAAGCCCTATGATAAAGGCGGAAGATAAAAGCGGATATTCACGTATTACTTGCAAAGACTTAAGCTCCCTTAGGTCTTTGCAATTTTTATGCCAAAAATTATTATGAGACTGAACTTCTTTATTTTTGTTCCTGGGAGTGGTATAATGCTAATATACTAGGAAAGTAAAGGTGATCAATATGCGAATGGGATATGGTCTGGAACTAACGCAATCACAAAAGTTGGTAATGACACCCCAGCTTAAACAGGCTATAACAGTTTTACAATTGAACGCTCTGGAGTTGGATCAGTATGTTAAAGATCAGATGGTAAGCAATCCGGTCTTAGAAGTTACGGAAGAAAAGGAAAAGACCTTAAAAAATGAAAAGGAACAGGATATAAACTGGAAAGAATACATTGAAGACTTTGATAATCGTTATTACTCCCCAAACAACTATAACCCGGAGCAGGAAGAGTTCAGTTATGAGAACATTGTTTCAAAAGAAGCGACGTTACAGGAACATTTATTATTTCAACTGCACTTAACCTCTATTGAAGGAAAATATCATGAAATTGGTGAATTTATTATCAATAATTTAGATGAAAATGGGTATCTATCTACAGGTGTGGATATAATTGCAAAGGACATCAATGAAGAACCCCATATTATCGAAGGAATTTTAAAAATCATTCAAACCTTTGATCCGGCAGGGGTAGGAGCCAGAAATATTAAAGAATCCCTGCTGATACAATTAAAAAGCAAAAATGTTGAAGATGAAAGGGTGTATGAGGTAGTAGAAAACTACCTGGAAATGCTGGGTTCCAATAAATATCCTGTAATTGCAAAAAAATTGCAAACTTCTCTTAATGAAGTAAAAAAAATCTGTGAGTTTATTCGGTCCTTAGAACCGAAACCAGGAAGGCAGTTCATTACAAACCAGAACAAATACATTGTACCGGATGTGATTGTCCGAAAGATTCAAGGAGAATATGTAGTGGTCTATAATGATTCGGCGGTACCACGACTGTATATTAGGGAAGATTATCGAAAAATGGTGTTAGACGATGAAAAATTAGGTTGTAAAGACACAAAAAAATATCTAAATGATAAGCTGAATGCAGCGGTCTGGCTAATAAAAAATATTGAGCAAAGAAAGCAGACTATTTACCGTGTGGTAGAAAATATTATTGAAAAACAAAAAGACTTTTTTGAACATGGGAAAAAATATTTAAAGCCTTTGACCCTAAAAGAAGTAGCTGAAGAGTTGGAAGTTCATGAGTCCACCGTAAGTCGAGCAACCAATGGTAAATATGTACAAACTCCTGCGGGAACATTTGAGCTTAAGTTCTTTTTTTCAAGCGGAATCAATATTAGCGGAGGAGAAGCCCTGTCTTCTAACAGCATAAAAGATTATATTCGGGAATTAATCTCTAGGGAAGATCCTAAAAAACCCTTAAGCGATGAAAAAATTGCCAAGTACTTGCGGGAAAAGGGCATGACCATATCTCGAAGAACCGTTGCTAAATATCGGGATGATTTGAAAATACTTTCATCTTCTAAAAGGAAAT
It encodes the following:
- a CDS encoding ABC transporter permease; the protein is MELVYSMLALTLVFSTPIIITSLGGMFSERSGIVNIGLEGLMMFGGFTAATALVFLQPYTDLAPWIAILLGALVGGVVSLIHAYLSIHAKADQIISGVAINMLATGVTIYLAQVIFEQQRTASFSQSFQRYTFYGLSDIPFIGDVLFTRVYLTVHLAIILVVASWFVLYKTPFGLRLRAAGEHPHALDSMGVSVFKMRYIGVVISGALAGLGGGILVLTQDIQYTVMSIGGTGFIALAALIFGRWKPAGVLGAGLFFGFSRIFALYSSRFDLLAQLPNEVFFALPYVLTIIALVAFSRQSVAPKAVGKPYDKGGR
- the rpoN gene encoding RNA polymerase factor sigma-54, encoding MRMGYGLELTQSQKLVMTPQLKQAITVLQLNALELDQYVKDQMVSNPVLEVTEEKEKTLKNEKEQDINWKEYIEDFDNRYYSPNNYNPEQEEFSYENIVSKEATLQEHLLFQLHLTSIEGKYHEIGEFIINNLDENGYLSTGVDIIAKDINEEPHIIEGILKIIQTFDPAGVGARNIKESLLIQLKSKNVEDERVYEVVENYLEMLGSNKYPVIAKKLQTSLNEVKKICEFIRSLEPKPGRQFITNQNKYIVPDVIVRKIQGEYVVVYNDSAVPRLYIREDYRKMVLDDEKLGCKDTKKYLNDKLNAAVWLIKNIEQRKQTIYRVVENIIEKQKDFFEHGKKYLKPLTLKEVAEELEVHESTVSRATNGKYVQTPAGTFELKFFFSSGINISGGEALSSNSIKDYIRELISREDPKKPLSDEKIAKYLREKGMTISRRTVAKYRDDLKILSSSKRKYY